The Streptomyces sp. RKND-216 genomic sequence CGCTGAGCAGCGCGAACGTGCCGCACGAGCGGAACGGCGGTGACGCCTCACCGGCGGCGCGGACAGTGTCGTCCAGCGGGGAGGCCGGTGTCGCCGACGGCGTCTCGGCCAGGCACAGCACATGGATGCCCGCCGCGGCGCCCTCGGCGGCCAGCCGGGCGACGGCGTCCCGCACAGGGGCCGGGCCGGGGTCGCCGTCCACGACCAGGACGGTGCGCGGGCCCCGGTACGCGGCGGGGGAGACGGATGCGGTTTCGTCGAGGCGGCGGACCAGTTCGCTCGTGCGGGCGGCGGCCTGGTCGCAGTCGTAGGCGACGAGCAGTCGGCAGTCCTGTCCGTGCGCGGGCCGTACGTGGGGCAGCCAGCCGAGCCAGGCCCACTCCCGGGTGCGGTCGGCCACGTCGCGCGCACCGTCGGCGGCGATGAGCACGGTCTCCAGCGCGCCGGGCCCGTGCAGGGCGGTGAGTTGGGCGAGGAGCGCGCGGGCGAGCGCGGCGAGCCGTGTGCGGGGCCCGGCCATGCCGAGGGAGCCGGAGGTGCGGAGATCGACGGTGACAGGCTCACCCGGCCCGTGGCTGCGGTGCGCGATGCCGATCCGCACGGTCAGGGCGTGCGGGTGCTGCGGCCCGCGCTCCCACAGCAGGGGGCCGGGGCCCAACGCGGTGAGCAGCACGGTGGCGAGGTCGGGCTGCGTCACGTCCCGCGCGGCGGGGCCGCCTTCCTGTGGCCCGGTGGCGCGGTGGGCGGCAGCCCCGCTGCGCGCGTCGAGACCCGGCGCCGCCTCCGCCCGCCAGGTCGCCCATTTCCGCGCCCAGCCGGTGAGCCCTCTGCCCAACGGCGCTGACGGCTCCGACGGCCCCGATGGCGCGGCGTCGCGGTGCGCGGCCTCCGGTTCCGTGCGGCGGCCGTCCGCGACAGACGAGCCGGGCGGTCCGGGGGGTCCGGGCGGTCCGGTCGTCGGGTCCTGGCCGCGACGGGCGGCGGCTCCGCCGCCTGGGGCGCGGCTGGGCGGCGGAACGCTGAGCGTTCCCGGCGCCTCCGGGCCGGTCACGGGACTGGGTGCCGGAGCCGGCTCGCCGGGGCCGCCGTCGGCGCCGGGGACTCCAGGCTGGGTGAGGCGGAGGCGGCCCTCGCCGTCCGGGACGGTGCCGAGCGGTACCGCGTCGCCCTCGGAAGTCTGGACGCGCGCCGCGGACTCGCCGAGGCGGACGGTGGCCCCCGCCCGCAGCGGCACCGTGCGGCCGCTCGGCACGTCCGAGCCGTCGAGCGCCGTGCCGTTGGTCGACTCCAGGTCGGTCACGGTGAGCTGCCCGGAGTCGGTGACCGTCACCGCGCAGTGCAGCCGGGAGACATCGGGGTCGTCGAGGGGCACGTCGGCTTCCGCGGAGCGGCCCAGCGTGACCCGTCCGCCGTGCAGGAGGTGCACGCCGCCCGCGTCGGGTCCGGCGACCACGTGCAGCCGGGCCCGCGCGCCGCCGGGCGCCTCCGCGTGCGCGGCGGGGGAGGGGGTGTACAGCGACACCTCCGCGCCGTCTACCAGCGGCGGTACGCCGACGATCTGCCGATGCGGGTCCAGCCGGTGTTCGCCGACGTACACCGGCACCGTCTCGTGACCCCGGTCGCGGTCGCGTTCGGGGCGCTCGCTCCGCTCGGCGCCGTCCGGCGCCCCGGCAGCCGCGGCGACCAGCCCCTCCGCGATGGTGGCCAGGACGGTGCCGCTCGGGGCCGTGACGACGACGTCGGTCGCACGCGCGGCGGCCTGCCCGCCGCGCGACGCCAGGACGCCCAGACGGATCTGCATCGGTCCCTCCCGCTTCCCACCACCGCGTGCGTCTGCTCCCGCAGGCGCTCTCCGGCATCCTCGCATCCGGCGCCGACATCCGGCCGCGCCCGCACCGCCACATGATCTTGATTGGCGCGTTCGGTGCGCAAGGTGTCCGAGGGGGATTGTGCGTGATCCGGCCGCGATCGGTCCGGCCCCGAGGGTGATCGCTCCCGGTCTCCGTCGCCGGGGTCCCGCCGGTGTGGGAGATCCCCCGGTCTTTTCGCCGCGGGGGCTCTCGTCCGGTGTCCGGGAAGACGCCCGCGCGGGAACCTGCGGCCCCGCCCGCACGTCTTCGACAGGAATGCGGTCGCCCCTGGGCCCGCAGGGCCCGCGTACGATCGCCTCGGCCCGGCCGCCGCCCGGCGCGACGGCCGTACAGTGGGCGGGACAGCAGTGCGAGACCCAAGGAGCGCATGACGTGCGGCCGGTAGGCAGCAAGTATCTCCTCGAGGAGCAGCTCGGGCGCGGGGCCACAGGCACCGTGTGGCGGGCGCGGCAACGGGAGGTCGCTGGGGACGAGGCCGCGGTCGCCGGGCACCCCGGTGAGGCCGTGGCGATCAAGGTCCTGCGCGA encodes the following:
- a CDS encoding FHA domain-containing protein, which encodes MQIRLGVLASRGGQAAARATDVVVTAPSGTVLATIAEGLVAAAAGAPDGAERSERPERDRDRGHETVPVYVGEHRLDPHRQIVGVPPLVDGAEVSLYTPSPAAHAEAPGGARARLHVVAGPDAGGVHLLHGGRVTLGRSAEADVPLDDPDVSRLHCAVTVTDSGQLTVTDLESTNGTALDGSDVPSGRTVPLRAGATVRLGESAARVQTSEGDAVPLGTVPDGEGRLRLTQPGVPGADGGPGEPAPAPSPVTGPEAPGTLSVPPPSRAPGGGAAARRGQDPTTGPPGPPGPPGSSVADGRRTEPEAAHRDAAPSGPSEPSAPLGRGLTGWARKWATWRAEAAPGLDARSGAAAHRATGPQEGGPAARDVTQPDLATVLLTALGPGPLLWERGPQHPHALTVRIGIAHRSHGPGEPVTVDLRTSGSLGMAGPRTRLAALARALLAQLTALHGPGALETVLIAADGARDVADRTREWAWLGWLPHVRPAHGQDCRLLVAYDCDQAAARTSELVRRLDETASVSPAAYRGPRTVLVVDGDPGPAPVRDAVARLAAEGAAAGIHVLCLAETPSATPASPLDDTVRAAGEASPPFRSCGTFALLSGAVATAVRIVRPGRRHADGTVATMDGVSAAWAERFARALAPLREADGSPPGSPAADVPRVPAALPRTCRLLDELGLARATPSALLSRWAASAAQPTRLPLTLGAGPRGPVTAALTATHPHLLLTGPAGSGKTELLRAVAASLAADTPTDRLALMIVDGDADRAAAGGGLSACADLPPAGDHLVAGDPVRMREFAQSLSAELKRRAELVAEGRSFDSPPPDATRVVSPRRPLGTAGTARHAGPPLPRLVVLVDDFDTLVDPALGNPGRPSAGSVVRALEAVARDGARLGVHLIAASGRPDAVADTATARGAAFEVRLTGRDGDDPVPGRGSLRLPDGTSLPFQGGRVSGRIPRTATLRPTVVPLDWARAGDPPTRRTVRELGNGPTDLALLASAMTRAARPAAAPTRHASPT